From the genome of Palaemon carinicauda isolate YSFRI2023 chromosome 36, ASM3689809v2, whole genome shotgun sequence:
TCCTCCAGGGAAGGACTCTCATGTCCTTAGTCCTCCAAGGAAGGACTCTTACTCCTCCAAGGAAGGACAATTAGCCTTCATGAAAAAAACTCTTATTAAACCAAGGAAGGGCTCTTGCTCCTCCAAGAGGGGACTCTTAATACTCCAAGGAAGGATTCGTAATCCTCCAATGAATGAAGGCCTCTTAGTACTCCAAGAAAGGCATATTACTCCTCCAAGTAAGAACTCTCGCTCCTCCAATGAATGACTATAGCTCCTCCAAGAGAGGACTCTTAATAATCTAAGGAAGGATTCTTAATCCTCCAAGGAAGGACTCTTACTCCTCCAAAGGACTCACTCCTCCAAGGAAGGACTCTCACTCCTCCAAGGAAGGATTCTCACTCCTCCAAGGAAGAACTTTCACTCCTCCAAGAAAGGATTCTTAATCCTCCAAGGAAGGAAActaagtcctctgaagaagaacTCTACACCAAGTTGTTCACTGGACTCTGAaatcggtaagagagagagagagagagagagagagagagagaggagagagagagagagagagagagagagagagagagagagagaaattacaaattCTAACATGCTTCTATAAGGATCGCATGCTTAAGGTCTACGTGCGATCTATACATGCTTAAGAACTGCGTGCGATCTACACATGCTTAAGAACTGCGTGCGATCTATACATGCTTAAGAACTGCGTGCGATCTACACATGCTCAAGAACTGCGTGCGATCTATACATGCTTAGGAACGATGCTTCTTGCATAAATGCTCTGTGTCTTTACattttgtgtattcatatatacgaTTACATTTTACGCATGTCCTTACAAATAGAATCTTACACATATGTGTATTCGATAATTATATTACCATTATGAATGTGTATTGATGTTTTCAATCCTTCCTACACATTTCACATTCGCAAAGCAAATGTAAGGGCCTTTTTCATTACAGCTAAATAATGATTGACATACAATTTGCATAGATTTATATTTATGTGAGTACGTGCGTTCGTCCAAGTAAATAACTGGATACATATTCATTTAATAAtgtcaataaagaaaatataccTTTTACTTTTCCGCCATTTCAAGCGGAGTAACTGGTAGTTATTCGAATGTGGTGGGTCGCTGCTAATAGCTAAGAATGGTATGGAGTTAGTGATCTGAATTCCATAACAAAGCCaaaaatttatagaatataaaaaaacggTGGGCTTTGATGAGGTAATTCTACCTTAACAGAGAATTTATAAGGTAAAAGAATTATTTATCATTAAGTTTCTtttcatacatttacatacacacacacacacacacacacactatatatatatatatatatatatatatatatatatatatgtatatattatatatatatatatatatatatatatatgtgtgtgtgtgtgtgtgtatatataatatatatatatatatatatatacatacatatatatattaaatgccgttcgtgggtgatatttacattgattgaaatcacgtgtgcttgtgatatatgttcatatttacatatatatatatatatatatatatatatatatatatatatatatatatatatatatacatatatatacatacacatatataaataaaacatatagcatatatatacatatagtatatataaatatatatatatatatatatatatatatatatatatatgtatatatatatatatatatatatatatatatatatatatgtatatatatatatatatatatatacaacccacaTACAAATTAGAACATCCATGCATGAAAAATCTAATTTCTCAGTACCCATAtgaaggaattgagagagagagagagagagagaggagagagagagagagagagagagagagagagagagagagagagaactgtgtgTGGGCAAGTTGCTGCTCTtgtctgatctatgatcttcaacgTTGATCCTTTAAGGAAGAACAATCCTTCGATCCTACACCACTGCCTGCAAGGATACCTGAAGGGCTATTGTTATAGTAATATCTAGAAatgcactcagagtgcagacctccaccaaggcagattatttcggtcgaccttgaccttgaccttgaccttagggCAAGGACTTTCAAAGTTAATTCATTTCCATGTCTCAAgatgaagttgttcacaaacaaacggagaaacgggggcgaaaacataacctcctcccaattccattgcggaggtaataataataataataataataataataataataataataataataatgtgatgataGTATTTATAACTAAATTCATAACTATATCAAAATTATCACATAGttcccgtaataataataataataataataataatgtgatgataGTATTTACAACTAAATTCATAACTATATCAAAATCAACACATAGTTCCCGTGGTAAaagtggcaataataataataataataataataataataataataataataataataataataataataatgtgatgatagtatttgcaaagaaaaaaaatattaactgtcCAAATTAACATTAATAGttcccgtaataataataataataataataataataataataataattataataataataataatatcaataataataataataataataataataataattataataataatattaataataataataataataataataataataataataataagtcatagtAACTCCAATGACCACACATTAATAGTGATACATTGAAATATATTCAATTTCCCAAGGGCGTATTTTACACATCAATTCCTAATTACTGGATAATTTGTGATggtaattatgtaatatatatatatatatatacatctatggaACACTACATAAAAAAGTATTACCATATTCTGCCATTACAACTCATCAcagcagacaaatatatatatatatatatatatatatatatatatatacagtatatatatataatatatatataaataaatacatgcacTTATTTAGCATGCTTAGcgaatatttgaaaataaactactgaataaacaaaaacaaaaaatcaccTTAACGGTACGTCAGACACACAGCTATGATTCAAAATACACTTCAAGAGGAAATTCCAAAATGTCTTAGGTAATTAACTTGGACCCACTTTGCAATGAACAGAGGGGTTGGCGACGGACGAAATGGtgatgtcatgagagagagagagagagagaaagagagagagagagagagagagagagagagagagagagagagagagagagagagagagattacaaagctCTGTTAGCATAGTTTCCTGTGTTTTTAGTATGTGAGCTACCTACAATATCTAGTACATGAGTCAAAAGAGGGACTGGATTATGTTCTCTCTAGAAAACAAGACACCAGTGactcaatatttatatatgtgtgtaaatacatatatatatatatatatatatatatatatatatatatatatatatatgtatgtatgtatatataatacataaatacataatatatatatgtatatacatatatatacacatatatacagacacacatacatacatacagtatatatatgtatatatatatgtatatatatatatatatatatatatatagatgtatatatatatatatatatatatatatatacacacatatatatatatacacacacacatatatatatatatgtatatatatatacatatgtgtgtatacatgtatacacaaagacacacctattattattattattattattattattattattattattattattatctaagctaaaaccctatttggataaacaggatgctataatcccaagggcaccaacagataaaatagcccagcgagaaacggatataaaaaaagaaacaaactacaagaagtaatgaacaattaatataaaatattttaagaacaccagcaacattataataaatctttcagatataaactatagagagagacttatgtcaacctgttcagcataaaaaaaaaaaaaattattgcgattttgaacttttgaagttccaccgcttCAACTgcctgtttaggaagatcattccacagcttggtagtAACTGGAATAAAGGTTCTAggataccgtgtagtattgagcttcataaaggagaaggcaagactattgtAATTAGTAGGATGGTACTTTCAGGAAAGATTCgaacgcaaaggatggtcagttatgaaaaattgaacgacgatgccggagattaatatctagatgaggaaaaagataattcaataaaccaagatgagattcagcagcttaagatatgtatacatacaaacacactcacacacaatcatatatatatatatatatatatatatatataattatatttgattatgtatatatttatgcaaatctaTATTTACacgagttatgtatatatatatatatatatatatatatatatatatatatacaattatgtatatttatgaatatctatatttacaccagttatatatatacattatatatgtatatatatatatatatatacttttatttatatgtatatatatatatatatatatatatatatatatatatatatatatatacttttacatatatatatatatatatatatatatatatacatatatatacaaatatatatataatatatatatatatatatatatatagtattctaaaACGGGTGTAAACCatataacataatgaaaaaaatactgaaGATATAACCCATACCTAAATCCCCCAAATTAAAATGCTGTAAACAAATACAAAGACACCAAGCAAACATTAAAAATACATAAGACAAAAAAAGACACAATACAGAAgacatcaaaaaaaaagaaaaaaaaacacccaggTTCCACATCTCACATTCCGCAATTATTCACATATTTGTGAGCAATTACCCCGCGGGCTCCAGCAGAGCACCCTGGGGcataacacacacacgtacaaacacacgatCGCTCGCCACCACGGGACTGTGCTATGAGCCTGAGACAAAGGGAGACTCTACCGGTAGTCTTGTTACAGGGTCATTTCTTCGGTAGGGGGTCGAATtattcctccctcctcctcctcctcttctctttcttcttcttcttcttgactcTTAAATAGAGCGGTGTTCCAGTTACAATAgggagagggaagaagaagaataagaaagggATTTGGGGTTATTTTCTAAAAGgctttttaaatctattttagacgtaattatatgtatatgtttggatatacgagtgtatatgtacattcatatatatgtatatatatatatacatatatatatatatatatatatatatatatatatatatatatgtgtgtgtgtgtgtataaacactgatattatatatatacatatatatatatatatatatatatatatatatatatacatatatatatatgctgtatatatatacaaatatatatatatatatatatatatatatatatatatatatatatataagtatatatatacactttatatatacatacatatttgtatatatgctatatatatatatatatatatatatatatatatatatatatatatatactgtaaaaataagtgaatGCATGaacgtatgtatgcacacacacatctataatatatatatatatatatatatatatatatatatatatgcgtgtgtgtgtacccgTACTAGCGTGTATTTGTataaattccagagagagagagagagagagagagagagagagagagagagagagagagagagagagtgagagagagtaatTGATTTCATGAGTAATATGacgaccatatatccatatatatatatatatatatatatatatatatatatatatatatatatacatatatatatacatatatatatatatataatatatatatatatatatatatatatatatatatatatatataaatgagatagtGTAAACATCATGACAAACCTATTTCAATCTACGAGTTAAAAATGAAAATCCCACAGCCCTCTAAAACTGACTTCATAAATCACACAAACTTCCCTTCCACAGTACTTCGGAGCCTTCGACGGGCGAGCGTATAATAACTCAAAGGCGTCTATAGGAGGCGGTGAAAGCCTTCCTTCGGCCGCACGACCCTTCGACGGGCAACGACGAAAGAATTTGAATGACAGGAAACGCACGCACGGGGGAAATGCTCTCAAGGGAAAAAGTCAGTGCActcaaaaagtgtgtgtgtgtgtgtgtgtgtgtgtgtgtgtgtgtgtgtgtgtgtgtgtgtgtgtggaatgtaGGTGTGGTTCCGTCATTTTTGAGTTTGGACGTAAATAAAGGTTTAGATTTACAATGTACGTAAATGTAATATCTTGTTATACATATGAGTGCATGTATGTACATCTGTACAATCatattacacatatacacagaaacacattcatatgtatgtgtatatatatatatatatatatatatatatatatatatactctgtatatatatatatatatatatatatatatatatatatatatatatatatattaataaattaatatatatatatatatatatatatatatatatatattaatgtgtatatatatatatatatatatatatatatatatatatatatatatatatatatatatatatgtgtgtgtgtgtgtgtgtgtctgtgtacctaGTGAACCGTAAACTATATTACAATCAATATCTCCACTACTTCATTCGTTCGAAAAATGTAAgcctatattcaataataataataataataataataataataataacaataacaataataataataaagagaaatcaaatataaataaaaataaaacaaataaaagccAGTAGCAAAATAACCATCAAGAACATAATTAAGCAATTAAACCAACCTCCACACCCACGAGACCGAGAAACATTACAAAAGAATTACCTATTTTAAACAAAGGACGAATGACGACGCAACACCACCGCACATAACACGGGAAATGTTATGCCGAAGTCATTTGGAATAAGACCCGTTAGGCTGAGAGGAAACCTTTCCCGGTGAGGTACGTGGCGCATCTgggtaaaggggagagagagagagagagagagagagagagagagagagagagagagagagagagaacaaattagaCTGAAGCCAGTTAGGATTCAGCAAGGTTAGGTTTCTACTCCTCTGGAGCCAGTTAGCTTTCAGCAAGGTCAGGTTTCCAAATCCTCTGGAGCCATCAAGGGTTCAGCAAGGATACGTTTGGAATCCTCTGGAGTCACTGAGGGTTCAGCACACAGGTTTGGAATCCTCTGGAGCCAGTGGGGGTTCAGCACATAGGTTTGGAATCCTTTTTGGAGCCATCAAGGGTTCGGCAAGGATACGTTTGGAATCCTCTGGAACCAGTGGGGGTTCAGCAAGAACCGGTTTGGAATCGTTTTTGGAGCCACCAAGGGTTCAGCAAGGATAGGTTTGAAATCCTCTGGAGTCACTGAAGGTTCAGCACACAGGTTTGGAATCCTCTGGAGCCAGTGGGGGTTCAGCAAGAACCGGTTTGGAATCCTTTTTGGAGCCATCAAGGGTTCAGCAAGGATACGTTTGGAATCCTCTCAAGCCAGTGAGGGTTCAGCAAGGGAAgatttggaatcttctggaaaCAGTGAGGGTTCAGCAAGGATAGGTTTGGAATCCTCTGGAGCCAGTGGGGGCTCATTAAGGATAGGTTTGGAATCCTTTGGAGCCAGTGAAGGTTCAGCAAGGGAAGATTTGGACTCTTCTGGAAACAGTGAGGGTTCAGCAAGGATAAGTTTGGAATCCTCTGGAGCCAGTGAGGGTTCATTAAGGATAGGTTTGGAATCCTCTAGAGCCAGTGAGGGTTCAGCAAGGACAGATTTGGAATCCTCTGGCGCCAGAGAGGGTTCAGCAAGGATAGGTTTGGAATCCTCTGAACCCAGTGAGGGTTCAGCAAGGACAAGGTTGGAATCCTCTGGACTCAGTGACGGTTCAGCAAGGACAGGTTTGGAATTCTCTGAAGCCAGTGACGGTTCAGCAAGGGCAAGGTTTGGAATCTACTGGCTCCAGCCTTTATGGGTTCCTTAACCTTTCAACGGAAAGTACCTCAACCTTTAATCTGCTTTCCCTGGTAAGAGAGGAAGGCTTATGGGCTGTACCcatttgcttgacagtgaccttgattgTTTTAACATACTTATGGTAACATTATTCTGTCATTCTACGTGTAAACAAAATTACAGAATTCATAGGTAATAAATGCCATCAATCATCTGTCAATGTCAACATATCCCTTAggacatatacaaaattatatatctaattttcaaaatttaatttcaaaatcaatGTATTAACAAATTACTCTGATGATCGACTACATCGCGTATCTTCATAATTGATTTTAGAGTCGAACTGAAGACACAGTGACGAAATTCCCACGTCTATAATACACTTGAAATTTATTCATACGTGTTTTCAGTAACCGTAGTCGTTTGACAGGGCGTCAAAACGTTTTATCAACTTGTCGAAACGTTTGATCAAAGGAATCGACGCAGGGTTGAATAAGACCAAGCCTATACCGTAATTAGTAAGGCAATCATATAGAAATGTCGAAGTCTGTCGGCATGTAAGGTCATTAAAAATCCAAGGGGAATTGTGTAGGGCTAATTACTCAATTCCATATGTTACTGCTGAAAACTAGAAGGGTAACTACTTCTAAAAGGATATGAAAAATAGAGAATGGTAATAAACATTTAAGCAtcgattttgttttttaaatatacacTAATATCAAAGTCGCAAAAAGTatgtgaaaactattattattattattattattattattattattattattattatcattattcttattattatcattattattctgtcGTCACTACTTCTAAAAGGATATGGAAAATAGAGAATGGTAACAAACGGTCAAccatcgatttttttttcaaatactaacATCAAAGTCGAAAAaaagtatgattgattgattgatttga
Proteins encoded in this window:
- the LOC137628475 gene encoding secreted protein C-like; protein product: MVLSGKIRTQRMYFGAFDGRAYNNSKASIGGGESLPSAARPFDGQRRKNLNDRKRTHGGNALKGKRFGKDTFGILWNQWGFSKNRFGIVFGATKGSARIGLKSSGVTEGSAHRFGILWSQWGFSKNRFGILFGAIKGSARIRLESSQASEGSAREDLESSGNSEGSARIGLESSGASGGSLRIGLESFGASEGSAREDLDSSGNSEGSARISLESSGASEGSLRIGLESSRASEGSARTDLESSGAREGSARIGLESSEPSEGSARTRLESSGLSDGSARTGLEFSEASDGSARASVQTTSPPNLGPGKVMPWLLMTRQAALYALPKPSSFAHKDGQVEDTKRNYRARGLEPKSSRTTEKGVLQ